Genomic DNA from Plectropomus leopardus isolate mb unplaced genomic scaffold, YSFRI_Pleo_2.0 unplaced_scaffold27464, whole genome shotgun sequence:
TCcttcaaaaaaaacagcaaaactataaaacaggGGCCAGATGTGGCCcctgttttatagttttctaaaatgtcctaaaatcctggacaggctgagtgtccctgctgtaaTATTTCCTGACTTTATACCTGAAGTTCAGATCtgagagtttttcttttgtgtcgAGACTTGAAGGACGATCAGCTGCAGATCTGATCTGGAAACTGTCCTCAGTCTGAATGTCTCTCAGGTGTCCTCATAAGTGATGAGTTCTGGTCCTGCAGGAACCAGCAGTATCCTGGCGGGGGCGCTGCTGGCCGCGGTCTACAGGTGCACCGGCAGGACCTACGACGCGGACTCTCTGATCCACGCTGTGCTCTACCTGGAGCAGGTCCTCACCACAGGTACGTCCTCACCACAGGTACGTCCTCACCACAGGTACGTCCTCACCACAGAGGCCGCCCGcctcactctgattggctgaacgTCTGTCTCCGCTGCAGGTGGTGGCTGGCAGGACCAGGTTGGAGGGCTAGTGGGCGGAGTCAAGGTGGGTCGCTCCAGAGCATTTCTGCCACTGCGGGTGGAGGTAGAGCGTCTCTGTCCTCCAGAGGACTTCCTGGTGTCTCTGGAGCAGCATCTCCTGCTGGTGTACACTGGAAAGACTCGCCTGGCTCGCAACCTGCTGCAGGTTAgtccgtccatctgtctgtctatctgtcca
This window encodes:
- the LOC121937787 gene encoding L-fucose kinase-like — protein: METVCDSLDDLRDYCQPHAPGALLKAVCVCSGLVSLSSQHALGDQLMQLWGGGVELHSWSLLPTGSGLGTSSILAGALLAAVYRCTGRTYDADSLIHAVLYLEQVLTTGGGWQDQVGGLVGGVKVGRSRAFLPLRVEVERLCPPEDFLVSLEQHLLLVYTGKTRLARNLLQVSPSICLSI